The genomic stretch TTCTTGATTTCTCTGTAACATATACACATATAcgtagatatatgtatatatatatatatttcttcttctaCAGCAAACTCATGAACACATATAcgtagatatatgtatatatatatttcttcttctaCAGCAAACTCATGAGATACCATATCAAAGATGAGTCGTCACTGCTCCTCCGACTTGCTACCGCGATTCGGCGTGACCAAGCTTCTCTCCGACCGTCCATAATCACTCCGTTTCGTCCATCGCCGTCAAACTCTGTTACCCCGGCAAGCTCCACTTTCCTTCCCTCTAATAATCTTCGAATGAGTTCGACATTTTTGCTTGGAAACTCCGAACGATGAACTCGACCAGATCCGTGCCAGATCTGGTTCGAATCACGAACAACGAAGACAATGTCGGAGCTAACATCGATCATTGGAGCTAAGATTATCTTCCTCCGCGTTGGTGTTCCTCGAGCTTCATTCATGGCTGCAGATCTAGGATCTACAATGTCCGATGAAGCCACAATCGTCTTCTCCGCCTTCAGTGCTCTGCAAGCTGTCATCAACGTAGATCGTACCGGAATCGATTGCGATCTACCTGGATCGGATCGATTAGAAATGTTGCTGCAGACGAGATCAAGAGGCATCTCCAATTGCTTCGTGTTGCTCACCGATTCAGCCTTCGGCGAAGTAGGCAGTGCCGGACTTGAGGGAGCCATCGATGTCTCTGTTGATGAGCAATATCCCTCAACTCTAGCATCTAATTCCTCTTTGAGATGCACTTTTATTGCCTTCAGTTGAGCATCAAATAATTGATCCATGCGCAATTCTATGGATTTCAGTGTGGCTCTCGCGAATTCATAAAGCTCTTCGTCAGTCATTTTGCGGGGCTCTCAATGAAATTCTCTCAATGagatgctctcaatgaaagcaccaattgaTACAATATCAATTATATTGGGATGCACTCTTCGAGTCAGTGCCAAACTCCAAATTGAACCGAAGTTCTACTATCTCATTTCCATACCCATAATAGCTAcacaattacatatttataggctTTTACACCACTTACAAATTACTAATAAGCCCCTATAGTATTTTCATAGTCTAACATCCAAGGAGTACAGGGTAGCGGTCTTTCAAAGTGACAGCCTACTGGCAGTTAGAGCTCTCAGCAAACATAACCACACTAAAGTGGTCATCCTTAAGGAGGTGAAGAGGCTATTCAGCCAACTTTATGCTAAATTGCACTACTGGGAAATAGCTAAGGTGCCCCCGTGAGTGCAATTTCTTAGCCAATAACTTTGTAAAATATGCACTCACCTTCTAAATTGAGTGAGAAATTGACTAAAAAAGATGTGACCAAGCTCTCCTCAACAACTACAAGACTTGGCATCCCCCATCATGGATCCTTCTACTGCTAGGGGATCAGGCTGTTGGAAGTTGTTTATTAGGTTTTTGcctttatgtgttttaattgttgtttaTGTTTAAGATTTTCAGTAGTCCAACTGGTTTATCCTAGTGCTCTTCGATTGTATtgcttttattttcttgttaGTTGCTTACGGGTACTACTCTCCTTGCTTTGTCGCAAAGATTGTTAGCCTTTAGTCTTTTTCTGCTTTGCTTAGTAATGTCTCCTTCCTGATCAGTAGTGTTTACTTGGGGTTGCCTACAGAGAAGTGCCCCTGTGTTGTATCCGTTTATTTATTCAATGTCATCTTGTGTTGCCTTTGCTTTAAGCAGGGCTcacttagaaagaaaaaaaaacaatttttacaAACTTCTCAAAAATAATCGTACGTCCACATTGGTCCAAGGCAAGGCCCAATCACAAGTCCGGCCCACTTGGAAAGCTCGAAATCGGTCCGTCCTATCTGTTTCGCAAGGCGGGCGGGCAAAAGCCGAACAGAGAGAGGGAGCGCGGTCTTTAGGCAAAGTCGCAGTGCAAGAGAAGTTCAGAAGTAAGACCTTTGTGGGATAAAAAATGAGAATAGTGGCGTCAATGTCGGCGGCGAAGCTCTTCTCCATTGCTTCCTTTGCCGCAACCTCTCGTTTGGGGACGAGGACCCCACAAAAAATCCCATTTTCGGGCATTAGTACCTCCGtcaagaggaagaagaagctCGAAGATTTGAAGGCTACGGCGAAGTCTAAAGAAGCACTTGTCAAGGAGAAGAGGAGGACGCGTTCGGACCGAGAGTTTGAATTGGACGCCGTTCAGCGCTTTGGAGACATCGCTAACCATATCCCAGTTATGCTCGGAGAAGTGGTTGACGTTTTCTCTGCTTCCAAATCGCTTCGCTCATTCGTGGATTGCACTGTTGGAGCTGCTGGCCACTCCTCTGCTGTCTGTAATTCATTTTCTTACGACCCTTTTTCTATTAATACACTTCAACTATTAGCTAGCTCTGCTTTTGTGGAAATTTATAGAATAGTTGTGTGAAGTTTTAGCTATCCATATATATGACTGTTGGGTTAGGAATTAagatttgtttaaattaattattttttgttgtgGGAATAACATTTTTTGCCGGGTTCATGGTTTATGTAATTTGATTGTGCATGTTTCCTGTATTTCTTGCTAGCTTTCTGATTTTCCTGTCTAAAgattggttattttctatgttttattagataattcAAGGCCATCCTGAAATAAGATATTATGTTGGAATGGATATTGATCCCCTGGCGCGTGAGAAGGCTGTAGCTCGAATCAATGCCCTCTTGCAAAGTGATTCTGGCAGCCCAACTGAGCTGAAAACATTTACATTTTTGAAGAATTTTAGATACATCAAATCGGTGCTTAGTGAGGTTGGTGAGAATCTCTTGGACTCTGGTGTTGATGGCATATTAATGGATTTGGGAATGTCATCTATGCAGGTTTGCTTCTGAAAGCACTTTCTTATGTGCGACTCCAAAATAATTTAGTATGTGAAACATGATTTTCCTGATGTTATTTTCATGGTGATTTTGTATTGTTCAGGTTAACAATCCCGAACGAGGGTTCAGCGTTCTTGGCGATGGACCTCTTGACATGCGGATGGATCCTCAGGTATGTTTCTATCCATCTTTTTGAGTTTAAAGTTTCAGTTAATATAACACTATTTTATTAAGGGTCTAAATTTGATTGCTTCTTTTCGTCGATGATGTTGGTTTGATGGTTATAGCATTTTGGAAGTACCTTTTGTTTTTATCTACTGGAAATTAATGAAACCCAAGTTCCTATAGTTTGAAAAGGAAAATTGAGATGCAGATGAGTAACAAGCAAACATGTTGTTTTTAAGAAAGAGGGATGAAGACATGATACCTTGAATGCTATTATAGTTTGCCTTCAATTTTCCATACTGACTCAGTGTGGATTAAGAGACGTTTGTTTCACTAGATCATGTAGAAGCAACCAAACATTAGAATTAACTATTACGAGGTAGACTGAGATGATAGTTGCCTCATTTTACTTCTACTATCCAAGACCACTTTCTTCACACACTAGTATTCTTGTTCGTTCATTTTGATTAATTCAACCTTCTCCTGCCAACAAATTATGACATGTAATTGTGTGGCGAATGAAACTTTTTTGGCCAAACCATGAGTCTTgtatcctttctcaactttctgcagaattattttaaatatttgtttCATTTTACTGATTGGAGCAGGCCTATGACAGGCAAGTTTGAAAGCAGAAGACATTTTAAATTCCTGGCCAGATGCTGAAGTAGGGAGAATCTTACGGGATTATGGGGAAGAAAGTAATTGGTACTCTCTTCAAAATAAAATTGTGAAAGCTCGATCACATGGTGGATTGCATTCTACTAGTGAACTCGTAGGTCTTATTCGAAATTCAACTTCTGGGAGTAGAGGTATGTTTTATCAAATTTCTTCTGCAATTTGAACCTTTTTTTGAAAGATTGTAGATGTTTGTTAGAGTTATTTCACAAGTACTATGCATATCAATGATGATTTGCTAAATCAGATAGTTAAAAAATGTCTAATGCACACACCAAATCAATTTTTCAGGAGGGAGGCAAGGTTGGATTAAGACAGCAACAAGGGTGTTCCAAGCTTTAAGAATAGCTGTAAACGACGAACTCAAAACACTGGAGGATTCCCTCTATGCTTGTTTTGATTGCCTTGCGCCAGGGGGGAGAATTGCTGTCATATCTTTCCACAGTTTGGAGGACAGAATCGTGAAACAGACATTTCTTGACATCATTGGCATTGATAACGGATACGGAGACACGGACAAGGAAGGTGGAAACACCAGAATTGAGATTTATGAGAAAGAAGCGTGGATCAAACAAATGATACATGGTTCTAAAGGAACAATTCTTACGAAGAGACCAATAACACCTTCTGAAGAGGAGGAAAAACTAAACCGCCGGAGTAGGAGTGCtaagctaaggattattcagaAAACTTGAACATCTCAGATGATGCAGCCTCTCAACAATTATCTTCCAGATATAACGGTTGGGGCTTGCTAGTCACTAGTCTATTCAGCGGAAAATATACACATTTGGTCTCTTGCAAGCTTTGTATAAGGAAAACTGAAAACAAGAGCATGCCTCTGATCTTTACAGTTCGTATTTGTTGATCCCCCAAATTTTTCATGTTAGATCTCCGAGAAGCCAAGTATTCAAGTATTGATCGGGCCAAAGAGTGGAAAACTGGCTATGACTGCCTACTACGGTGTTTAAGAGGCTTCTTCATGAATAGAATTCACTAGTCAGAGAGTACTCATTTAGATTTAGCACTCCGTCAAACAACTAATCATTTATAATGAATCATAAACACTGTCGTTTTATACCATGTTTCATCGAGTCAAAACTGACGCATGTGATTGAATTCAAGCTTTTGTTAAAAACAATTACAGCGAATGCTAATATTCATAAACTCTACAGAAGCATCATCCTTTATTAAATTGTCACCTTGCGAATGCTGTATTGTTGTGTTTGATTTTCCTTTTTATTTGCTTTATGAGTACTGTTATTGGTTTTACTGTATctataaaattgattttttttaaatacattaAAACTTTACTTTTCTGACAAAACTATTACTTTGAAAGCACAATCTTCAGGTGAAAACATTAAAACGCATATCACAAAGTGCGACTGTGTAAATACAATAGAGTTGCATGATCCCGCAACAGAAAAAAGTCTAACATGCCCCAAATTTGAAAATTCATCAGTTCAGGTGATCTTCTCTCTTTCATTCTTCATATGAGAAATGTCCTAGATGGTTTGGCTTAGAACGCTCAACAGCTTCGAGATGACAAGGACTGAAACAAAATATTACCTTTTCAGGAAATACAGACAAAAAATGAATCATAAAACACATGCGGCAAATAAATATATGAATGAGAGCAAAAGCAACAATACCAAAGCGCCTCAACCAATACTTTCATGCTTACAAATTAACCAATAGCAATTAATCATTTTATTCTTGGAAGCCTTAAAAAAGAGAAGTCGGGTAACAACCACCTCGGAATACTAATTATGCCCTTTTCTTTCCCATGCTTGCAGTAAATATGTTTAAACTTTCTTTAGCATTAAGTAGGGAAATTACTACTAAACAATATAAAAAACTTGACTCAATAGTAGTACACTATGCAAGAAAGTGCACAAGTTCTTATGTCCCAAACTAATAAACAAGCTACCAAAAAGTTCATATGCAAACCTCAAATGACAT from Humulus lupulus chromosome 5, drHumLupu1.1, whole genome shotgun sequence encodes the following:
- the LOC133778122 gene encoding uncharacterized protein LOC133778122 gives rise to the protein MRIVASMSAAKLFSIASFAATSRLGTRTPQKIPFSGISTSVKRKKKLEDLKATAKSKEALVKEKRRTRSDREFELDAVQRFGDIANHIPVMLGEVVDVFSASKSLRSFVDCTVGAAGHSSAIIQGHPEIRYYVGMDIDPLAREKAVARINALLQSDSGSPTELKTFTFLKNFRYIKSVLSEVGENLLDSGVDGILMDLGMSSMQVNNPERGFSVLGDGPLDMRMDPQASLKAEDILNSWPDAEVGRILRDYGEESNWYSLQNKIVKARSHGGLHSTSELVGLIRNSTSGSRGGRQGWIKTATRVFQALRIAVNDELKTLEDSLYACFDCLAPGGRIAVISFHSLEDRIVKQTFLDIIGIDNGYGDTDKEGGNTRIEIYEKEAWIKQMIHGSKGTILTKRPITPSEEEEKLNRRSRSAKLRIIQKT